GAACAACAAAGATGAGAGGGTCAAAGCAGCTCAAGAGTTAGTCAAATGGGTTAATGAATGGCGTGCAAAAAATGATCCTACTGGGAATGAACCAATAAATGTAGTAGCTCATAGTCATGGTGGCAATGTGGCAACCATGGCGACGCAATATGGATTGAAAATCAATACGTTGATAACACTAGGAACACCCCATGAGACTATTCCAATTGGAAACTCTATATCACATTATAGCCAATCTGAATCTGGCACTTATACATCAAACACACCTCAAGCAGCGATAAATCTATTCAATTCTTTAGCATATCCATATGCACCTAAAGATGGAGGAGTAAATACTTGGGTAAATGTCTATGACAATAATGATAAAGTGCAAACTGGCCTTGCAGTATTTGGAACATCAGG
This genomic stretch from Candidatus Methylacidiphilales bacterium harbors:
- a CDS encoding alpha/beta hydrolase encodes the protein NSSLANELRSQGVNDVWDGVNAGEEFRWGGDNIWNSNNKDERVKAAQELVKWVNEWRAKNDPTGNEPINVVAHSHGGNVATMATQYGLKINTLITLGTPHETIPIGNSISHYSQSESGTYTSNTPQAAINLFNSLAYPYAPKDGGVNTWVNVYDNNDKVQTGLAVFGTSGYLSSTPNPNGIPSSTKLVNMNLTGISGTSILGVNQHGLLTSSSTSYFYSNFLIGQNNNNNHK